The nucleotide sequence GAGCTGGCAATGATCAAGGTGCGCGGCACAGGCGAGCCCAGGGTCGAGGCGCTGCGGCTGGCGGATGCGTTCCGCGCCCGGGTGATCGACGCCACCACCGAGAGCTTTGTGTTCGAGATCACAGGCAACACCGACAAGATCAGTCAGTTTATCGATCTGATGCGCCCGCTCGGCCTGGTCGAAGTCGCCAGGACCGGCATTGCGGCGATCGGGCGGGGACCGGAGGGGATGTGAGCCATGCTGGCGCGCGACTGGTACTACAACGAACGCAACCGGATCGGGCTCGATCATGCCGTGGCCTCGATCTACGGCGCAGGTGATGATGCCGACGAGCGCGCGCGCGCCGCGTTGAAGATGCTCGGCGTCAAGCCGGGCTGGCGGGTGGCCGACATCGGCTGCGGCAACGGCGTGCTGGCGACGGAAGCCGCATTGATGGGCGCCGTGGTCGACGCCATCGACATCTCGCCGGCGATGCTGGCGCTGACCAGGATCTACACGAGGGATCGCCGTACGGCGGTGCGGATGCATTCGGCGGGCCTGCTGTCGTTCGCCTATGAGCCCAACTCCTATGATCTCATCGCCAGCGAGTTCACGCTGCATCATCTGCCGGACTTCTGGAAGGCGGTGGCGCTGGCGCGGATCTTCGCGGCGCTGAAGCCGGGCGCGCAATTCTTCCTGCGCGACATCGTCTATGTCTCCATGCCCGACGGCGCCGAGCGTTCGGTCGAGCAATGGGCCGATTTCAACATCAAGAACCACGACCTCGCCCGCGACAGCGTCATCACCCACATGCGCGACGAGAACTCGACCTTCGCCTGGGTGATGGAGCGCATGCTCGCCGAGGTCGGCTTCGTGACAGTGTCCGCCGACTACCACGCCCCGATGCACGCCACCTACGTGCTGCAGAAGCCGGCGGGGCAGGGCTGAAACGAGCGTGTTGATGCTGGTGCGAAACGGTGAGGTGGCCCCGCTGCCACCCTCCCCTGGAGGGGGAGGGTCGATCGCGCATGCAATGCGCGATCGGGGTGGGGTGGGCCACACACACAGGTCTCGCATGGAGACATCACCCCACCCCGCTTCACATCGCGGCTTCGCGCGATGTGAAGCGACCCTCCCCCTCCAGGGGAGGGTGAAGAGTGCCCGTAACGCGGGAGCATCGTAGATGTCCCAGCAGCTCCTCATCGCCTTCGTCACCTTCGCCTTCGTGATGTCGTTCACCCCCGGGCCGAACAACATCATGCTGCTGTCGTCCGGCGTCACCTACGGCTTCCGCCGCACGGTGCCGCACATGATGGGCGTGAGCTTTGGCTTCGCCTTCATGGTGGGCGCCGTCGGTGTCGGCCTCGCCACCGTGTTCATCACCTATCCGGTGCTGCAGGAGGTGCTGAAATATCTCGGCGCCGCCTATCTGATCTATCTTGCGATCGCGATCGCGTTCTCCGGATCGACCAAGCCGGAGGAGGCCACGCTGCGCGGCCCGATGACGTTCTGGGGTGCCGCGCTGTTTCAGTGGGTCAACGCCAAGGGGTGGGTGATGGTGATCAGCACCATCACCGCCTATGCCGCGATCGCGCGCTTTCCCGCCAATGTTGCGCTGCAGGTCGCGATCAGCTTCGTGATGGCGATCGGCTCGACCGTGACCTGGACCCTGTTCGGCACCGCGCTGCGGCCGCTGCTCAGCTCGGAGCGCGCCGTGCGCGGCTTCAACATCGTGATGGCGGTGCTGCTGCTGGCCTCGCTCTATCCCGTGTTCATGGACGCATGAGGGACGCCGCCGCCATGCGAGATCGGGGTTTCCATCCGCCCCCAAAATGCTCTAGACACGGGCCGGATTTTGTCCGGGCGCAGCCGCCCGTGCCTCACCCAAGCGTCTGACTTTTCAGCCAATTCCGGCATTTCTCAAGAGGAAACGACAATGCGTGTCTACTACGATCGCGACGCCGATCTGAACCTGATCAAGGGCAAGAAGGTGGTCATCGTCGGCTACGGCAGCCAGGGCCATGCCCATGCGCTGAACCTGAAGGATTCCGGCGTCAAGGACGTCGCGATCGCGCTGCGCAAGGGCTCGGCCTCGGCCAAGAAGGCCGAAGGCGCCGGCTTCAAGGTGATGGAAGTCGCCGAGGCCGCCAAGTGGGCCGACCTCGTGATGATGCTGACCCCGGACGAGCTGCAGGGCGACATCTACCGCGAGCACCTGCACGACAACATGAAGCAGGGCGCCGCGCTGGTGTTCGCGCACGGCCTCAACGTCCATTTCAACCTGCTCGACCCGCGCGCCGATCTCGACGTGCTGATGATCGCGCCGAAGGGCCCCGGCCACACCGTCCGCTCCGAGTACCAGCGCGGCGGCGGCGTGCCCTGCCTGATCGCGATCGCCAAGGATTCCTCGGGCAATGCCCATGACCTCGGCCTGTCCTACGCCTCGGCGATCGGCGGCGGCCGCGCCGGCATCATCGAGACCACGTTCAAGGAAGAGTGCGAGACCGACCTGTTCGGCGAGCAGGCGGTGCTGTGCGGCGGTCTGGTCGAGCTGATCAAGGCCGGCTACGAGACGCTGACGGAGGCCGGCTATGCTCCGGAGATGGCCTATTTCGAGTGCCTCCACGAGGTGAAGCTGATCGTCGACCTGATCTATGAAGGCGGCATCGCCAACATGAACTACTCGATCTCCAACACGGCCGAATATGGCGAGTACGTCACCGGCCCGCGCATCATCACCCCCGAGACCAAGGCGGAGATGAAGCGCGTGCTCGACGACATCCAGTCCGGCCGCTTCGCGCGCGACTGGATGCTGGAGAACAAGGTCAACCAGTCCTCGTTCAAGGCCACCCGCGCCCGTCTCGCCCAGCACCCGATCGAGGAAGTCGGCGCCCGCCTGCGCGACATGATGCCCTGGATCAAGAAGGGCGCGCTGGTCGACAAGAGCAAGAACTGATTGGCTTGATCGATGGCTGGGACCGCGGCATCGCGGTCTTGGCCATCAGCGCAATCGAGAGCCTCCGTCTTCGTCGGGCGGAGGCTTTTTTGTGATCGCACTGAGTTGGCCAAGCTGCCTGCGACAACAAAGACCGTCATCCCGGCCAACGCCGGGATCCATAACCACCGGCCTTGGTGGTTGAAAAGACTGGCTACTCAGAGGTCTCTCCGCCAACCCGCAGCGCGCGGTATGGCCCCGGCGTTCGCCGGGACGACGGCGGAGGCTGAGGCGTGAGCGGGGGCTGGGCCGCTGGGAAGGCTGAGACGCATGCCGAGCCCGAGAGGCTCAAACAGGCTGAGGTGCGGCGGAGGATAACGCCCTTATTCACGCACGGACCGCGCCCGACCCTCTCACTTCTCGACCTTGTTGTGCACCATCCAGAACCGCAGGGTGCGCTGGGCGGTGTCCAGGGACAGGCGGCCATAGTCGCGTTCGGCGAGCTTGAGGGTGTCGCTGTCGATGGCATGCTTGATCGGGCGGTGGGTCAGGATCTTCGCCACCACCGACCAGGTCATCCCCGCCGCGCGGCAGGGGATCAGGACGATGTCGGTGCGCGGGCCCTCCAGCACCTTGGCCATCATCTCGGTCGGCACGTTGTTGAGCAGGCCGAGAGCGGCGGCGACCTCGCCGAAACGGCGGGTCTCGGCGAAGAAGCCGATGGCGGAATCGTTCAGCTCGTTCAGCCCCTTCATCCGCTTGACGGCCTCCTCAGCCAGCGAGAAGTCGCGGCCGATCAGGCCGCCATCGCTGCGCGCGACGTCGGCAATCGCCTTGATGACCTTCTTGATCTCCTGCTGCAGCGCCGGCGGCGCCGAGGCCAACAGCTTGGTGCGCACGGAATCGGTGGCGCGGCGCAGGAGGTCGCGCAGATGCTTGTTGGGTAGGTCGACGCGCAGGCCGATGATCTCGGTCAGCTCGTCGTCGTCCTCGGCATGCGCCATCATCCCGGAATAGCCGGTCTCGGAGAACCGCGCGGTCTGGTTGTTGGCGAGCTTGCGGATCACGCGGATCTCACCGCGGTCGACGATGATGTCGGTGACGGCCTCGGTCAGATGCGGGCGGCTCGAGATCGCCATCAGGTGGTCCTGGCCCTTGGTCGCGGCGACCTCGACCAGCGTGTGCTCGGTCAGCCGGGTCGAGTGCATCAGGACGTCCTTGGCGACCGAGATCTCGTCGTCGCGGGCGAGCTGCTGGATCACGTCGACGGGGGCGTAGTCGACCGGCGCGAGATGCTTGCTGAGCTCGGCGCGCGCCCGGGTCTCGACGCGGGAGACCAGCATGCAGAGCACGTTGTCGAACACCTTAATCTGCTCCTCGCTGAGGCGTTCGCCGTCATGCAGGAACAGGTTGGTGACCTGGCGCAGGGTGTGGACGCGCTTCTCGGACGAGCCGCTGCGGACCGCGTCCTCGAGCTCGGTGATGATCGAGTTTTCTGAAGCTGGAAGCTGTTCTGGCTGATGCACGTTGGCGCTCGTCTGGTCCGGGTGTCCGGGAGCGCGGCGATACGGTCTGGTCCGCAGGAGCTCTCGGCGGCACCATTTTTCGAGACGGGCGATAACAATGTGTTAGGGAGGCGGGACGTAGTACACCGGGGAAACACGGATACGGAAAATTAACGCGAAGCTTGTACCGCTCAGGGCGGAGTGCCTCCGGCCTGTGCCGGTGGTGCTGAGCTGCTCGACCGATCGCGCGGAGTGACGCGGTTCGGGAGGGCTGGTGAGGGTACGAAAGGTTAATGATCTCATAAGGTCATCCGCCTTCCTTCATCCAGTTTGCTCGCCTCCGGCGATCTCACGTCAGCTGTGATCTCCTCAAGCATCGAATTTTAAATCACATTCTTAGCGCGGCTCGTTTGAGCGTGATCGCGCCCGACGGCATGCGCTCCGGGTTCCCCAAGGACGACGAGGGCGGGCCTGCCACGGCCGGTGAAAACAGCGCCAGCATGATGCCGCATCCCGTGCGATAATCGCCGCGCAAATCTTTGAGGTCGCCATGAAATCCGTCGTCATCACCGGAGCCTCCACCGGCATCGGCTATGCCTGCTCCAAGCTCCTGCTCACACGCGGCTTCCGCGTGTTCGGCAGCGTTCGCAAGCCTGACGATGCCGAGCGGCTGCGCCGCGAGCTCGGCACGAGCTTCACGCCGCTGCTGTTCGATGTGACCGATGAGGCGGCGGTGAAGGCGGCGGCTCAGGAGGTGAGGGCGGCGCTCGATGGCGAGGCGCTCGCGGGCCTCGTCAACAATGCCGGCATCGCCGTCGCCGGTCCGGTGACGGAGCTGCCCATCGCGCAGTTTCGTCACCAGATGGAGGTCAACGTCATCGGCCCGGTCATCGCCACCCAGGCCTTCGCGCCGCTGCTCGGGGCCGACCCGGCGATGCGCGGAGAGCGCGGGCGGATCGTGATGATCAGCTCGGTGGCGGGCCGCAACGGCAATCCGCTGCTGGCGCCATATTCCACCTCCAAGCATGCGGTCGAGGGGCTGTCGGAAAGCCTGCGCCGCGAGCTGATGCTGTTCGGCATCGACGTCATCATCGTCGCGCCCGGCGCGGTGAAGACGCCGATCTGGGCCAAGGCGGAGGAGGTCGACCTGACGCCCTATCAGACGTCGCCATTCTTCCCGGCGCTGCAGAAGATCCGCGGCTTCATGCTGCATCTGGCCAAGACCGGGCTGCCGGCCGAGACCATCGCCGAGCGGGTCGTGGCGGCGCTGACGGCGCCGGCGCCGAAGGTGCGTGACGAGATCGCGCCGGATCCGTTGCGGCAGTGGATCGGGCGCGCGCTTCCCAAGCGGATGGTCGATCGCATCATCGCCAAGCGGCTCGGCCTTTTGCCGGTGATCAAGCCCTGATGCCGGTTGTGACCACGACGGGCAAGACCCAGGCCGAGCTCACGCGTCTGGTCGAGGACGCGATCCGTCAGCAGCCGGGATGCGAGACCGCGCGCGTGCCCGCCGTCCACGCGCTCGAGGTACGCAGCGGCCGCAACTGGGAGATCCCGCACGTCATCCTCGGCGACAGCCTGATCAGCGACGTCGACCGCGCGGTGATGAGCGTGCAACGCCGTCTGGGGCGGGAATTTCATCTGACGGACGGTGACGCGGCGGATGCGGTATCGAACTCGGCCGACGCACCATACCCGGCAACGGATCAGTCCTGACGGCTTGCATCGCGATCGCGCGAATCGAGCGCCGCCACCCGCATCGTCGGGTGTGGGAAACCGGCGACACTGCCGGCAAGTCACGATCGTCGCGCAGCCTCGATAGCGGCGCCGGAAGACGTGTAAGCCGCGGAATTGACTCGCCTATCGGATCGGCTGCAGGCGCGATCGCCCGGTTGTGCCGGATTTGCGTGTCGTATTTTACCCATGATTGGTTTTTTCGATGCAGCTTTCCGCGGGGGCATTGGAATGTTCGATCATCATTTCCTGGGCGGGCTAGCTCACGACCAGATTGCGCTGCTGTTCATGGCCGCCGCGGCGAAGGCGCCGCGTCGGTCCGCCGTGCGCATGTCAACACGGGTTGCCGGCATCAGCGCCGCCATTCTCGCCATCGCGACCATCGTGATGGCCTGCTACATCGCCCATATGGAATTGACCGGGCTGCGGGCCACCGGCCAGGTGATCGCGATCAGGGTCGACGCCGCTGGCCCCGATCGGGAGCCGACCTATTATCCGGTGATCGAGTTCGCCGCCGCGTCCGGTGCGCTGCTGCGCTTCGAGGATTTCGGCGGCGGCTCGCCGCGCTATCGGGTCGGCGATCCCGTCCCGGTGCTGTATCGCGGTGACGAGGCATCGTTGTTTGCGATCGTCGATCGGGATCGCAGCTCGAATCTGCTGCTTCCTTTGCTGCCGCTCTGCGGAGCGCTGTGGTTCGGCTGGCCCTTCGTGCGGCGCATCCGGCTCCGTCTGCCGGCCATGGCTTCTGGCGGCACGGCCTCTCTGGCCGTGCCGAGTGCGATGCGGTCGCGGCGGCGAATGATGAACGTTTGACAACGGCGCGCCGCCGCAGGCGTCGCTCGCAACGCGAGACAAGCCTTCGGCACTCCGGGCAAATCCGGGCTGTTGTTATTTGTGACGATTTCATTACGGTCGCATGACAGGATCTGATGTCCTTGATCTGCCGGCATGCGCCGGCGAGGGGCGCCTCCTGATCGACCGCCTGATGTCACTGACGCCGAACCACGAACCGATCACGACGCTCACCGCGGGCAGCGCCACTCGCTCAGCCGCGGTGCGGTTCTCCGCCGTCGCGGCGCCGCATGTGGCCGCGCTCGCCCTGATGCTGCACACCGAGACCGATTTCGGCTCTCGGCTCGGCTTCCTGCTGGCCTGGGGCATCCTGAACGGCTTCTGGCTGGTGCTGCTGCGGCGGCCGGCGGTGTCGGGCGCGCTGGCGCTGACCATGGTCGTGGTGCTGGTGCTGCTGTCCCAGCTCAAGCATGCCGTGGTCCAGATGACCGCGAACTTCGTCGACGTGATGCTGATCGACCATGACAGCGCGGCGTTCCTGTTCACGATCTTCCCGAACCTGAAGCTGTCGGTGCTGGTGGCGGCGGCGGTCGTATTGCCCTTGATGGGTCTGTTATGGTGGGCCGATCCGTTTCGCGTGGCGCGGCTGCCCGCGCTCGCGGGCAAGCTCGCCTGCCTCGCGGCGCTGACGCTGTATTCGCTCAACTGGCGCGACGAGGCGTGGCGCGGCTATTACGACGACGGCTATCTCTCGAAATTCGCGCGCTCCGGCGTCACCGCCGTGTCGGACTTCCTCGCCAACGGCTTCATGGAGTCCGATGCGACGGCCGACCGCAAGCTGGCGGCCTTCGTCCCGGATTCCTGCCATCCCGCCGGACGGCGGCCGAACATCGTGCTGATCCATGACGAGTCGAGCTTCGACATCCGCTCGGCTGATGGCATCAAGGTGCCGGACGGCTATGGCAGCCACTTCAAGTCGTTCGACGGCAAGGCGCGGCAGTTCATGGCCGAGAGCAATGGCGGGCCGAGCTGGTTCACCGAGTACAACGTGCTCGCCGGTCTGTCGTCGCGCTCGTTCGGCCGCTTCGCCTATTTCGTGACGCGGATCGCGTCGGGGCGCGTCGAGCGCGGCCTGCCGCTGGCGCTGCGCAATTGCGGCTACGACACCGTGTCGCTGTATCCCGCGCATGGCGCCTTCATGAGCGCGCGCAGCTTCCAGACCACGGTCGGCGTCGACCGCTTCCTGGACGCGCGCGATCTCGGCGCCAAGGGTGTCGAGCCCGACGGCTTCTTCTACGACGCCGCGCTCGATTTGATGCAGCAGCGGCAGCGCAACAAGCCGCTGTTCATGTTCGTCTATCTCGCCGCCAATCATTTCCCCTGGGAGACGACGTTCCGGCCCGACCTGACGCCGTCCTGGCGTGCGCCGGGCAATGGGCCTGCGATCGACGAATATCTGCGCCGCCAAGCGATGAGCGCGTCGGACTATCAGCGCTTCCTCGCCAATCTGAAGAAGCGCTTCGGCGACCAGCCGTTCCTGATCGTGCGCTACGGCGATCACCAGCCGGAGTTCTCGCCGCACATCCTGGATCCCAAGCTCGACGAGGCGGGCATCGGCGAGAAGCTCGAGAGCTACGATCCGCGCTATTATGCAACCTATTATGCCGTTGACGCCGTCAATTTCGAACCGCGCCAGAGCAGCGTCGTGATGGATAGGATCGACGCCGCCTACCTGCCGCTGGTCACGTTGGAAGCCGCCGGCATTCCGCTCGACCCGTCCTTCGCCGAGCAGAAGGACATCATGCTCCGCTGCAAGGGCGTATTCTACGCCTGCGGCGACGGCGCCGAGGCGCGCCGCTTCAACCGTATGCTGATCGACGCCGAGCTGATCCGCGGGCTTTAGGGGTCTGCAGAGAAAATCTCAGGTCTGCTCAAGACGACTTTTTCCCCGTTTCTTTGTAGACGTCAACGACGTCACTCTTAAGCCGAGATGGAGTCGTTTTTGATTTTTTGGCGGTCGATGCTTTAGCCTTTGTGGGTGCAGGCGACGGCAATGCGGAGCCATCGGCTAAGGCGTTGAGGTGGTCTCGACGCCAGCCTGCGCTGCTCTTTTTCAACTCCGGGTGATGTTTGTCGAGCCGGGTGACAACGCTCTTGACTTCAGCGTCCTTCAGTCCCTCAAGGATCAAACCGAATTGGGATGTACCCAGTGCTTCTCGGACGTCGCGCAGCACGTCAAGTCCGATCGATTTGTGCTTAAGGCACTTGACGAGAAGCGCTCTAGCTTGCTTGTCGACATCAGCTCGGATCGGGGCAAAAAGATTCGCGTGTTTGCCGACCTGCTCGAATACTTCAAAGCCGTTAAGCGCGATTGGCATCGAGAGCATCTCCTATCTCTCGGACCAAGTCCGACAATAGCGGAGCAAGGGCCGATCCCCATTTTTGGGTGAAGCTTGGAAATCTATCAATTTGGCTGAGCGCATTTGCGATCGAAACCGCTTCGGG is from Bradyrhizobium sp. ORS 285 and encodes:
- a CDS encoding class I SAM-dependent methyltransferase, with the translated sequence MLARDWYYNERNRIGLDHAVASIYGAGDDADERARAALKMLGVKPGWRVADIGCGNGVLATEAALMGAVVDAIDISPAMLALTRIYTRDRRTAVRMHSAGLLSFAYEPNSYDLIASEFTLHHLPDFWKAVALARIFAALKPGAQFFLRDIVYVSMPDGAERSVEQWADFNIKNHDLARDSVITHMRDENSTFAWVMERMLAEVGFVTVSADYHAPMHATYVLQKPAGQG
- a CDS encoding LysE family translocator, producing the protein MSQQLLIAFVTFAFVMSFTPGPNNIMLLSSGVTYGFRRTVPHMMGVSFGFAFMVGAVGVGLATVFITYPVLQEVLKYLGAAYLIYLAIAIAFSGSTKPEEATLRGPMTFWGAALFQWVNAKGWVMVISTITAYAAIARFPANVALQVAISFVMAIGSTVTWTLFGTALRPLLSSERAVRGFNIVMAVLLLASLYPVFMDA
- the ilvC gene encoding ketol-acid reductoisomerase, with product MRVYYDRDADLNLIKGKKVVIVGYGSQGHAHALNLKDSGVKDVAIALRKGSASAKKAEGAGFKVMEVAEAAKWADLVMMLTPDELQGDIYREHLHDNMKQGAALVFAHGLNVHFNLLDPRADLDVLMIAPKGPGHTVRSEYQRGGGVPCLIAIAKDSSGNAHDLGLSYASAIGGGRAGIIETTFKEECETDLFGEQAVLCGGLVELIKAGYETLTEAGYAPEMAYFECLHEVKLIVDLIYEGGIANMNYSISNTAEYGEYVTGPRIITPETKAEMKRVLDDIQSGRFARDWMLENKVNQSSFKATRARLAQHPIEEVGARLRDMMPWIKKGALVDKSKN
- a CDS encoding DUF2336 domain-containing protein yields the protein MHQPEQLPASENSIITELEDAVRSGSSEKRVHTLRQVTNLFLHDGERLSEEQIKVFDNVLCMLVSRVETRARAELSKHLAPVDYAPVDVIQQLARDDEISVAKDVLMHSTRLTEHTLVEVAATKGQDHLMAISSRPHLTEAVTDIIVDRGEIRVIRKLANNQTARFSETGYSGMMAHAEDDDELTEIIGLRVDLPNKHLRDLLRRATDSVRTKLLASAPPALQQEIKKVIKAIADVARSDGGLIGRDFSLAEEAVKRMKGLNELNDSAIGFFAETRRFGEVAAALGLLNNVPTEMMAKVLEGPRTDIVLIPCRAAGMTWSVVAKILTHRPIKHAIDSDTLKLAERDYGRLSLDTAQRTLRFWMVHNKVEK
- a CDS encoding SDR family oxidoreductase; this encodes MKSVVITGASTGIGYACSKLLLTRGFRVFGSVRKPDDAERLRRELGTSFTPLLFDVTDEAAVKAAAQEVRAALDGEALAGLVNNAGIAVAGPVTELPIAQFRHQMEVNVIGPVIATQAFAPLLGADPAMRGERGRIVMISSVAGRNGNPLLAPYSTSKHAVEGLSESLRRELMLFGIDVIIVAPGAVKTPIWAKAEEVDLTPYQTSPFFPALQKIRGFMLHLAKTGLPAETIAERVVAALTAPAPKVRDEIAPDPLRQWIGRALPKRMVDRIIAKRLGLLPVIKP
- a CDS encoding DUF3592 domain-containing protein; this encodes MFDHHFLGGLAHDQIALLFMAAAAKAPRRSAVRMSTRVAGISAAILAIATIVMACYIAHMELTGLRATGQVIAIRVDAAGPDREPTYYPVIEFAAASGALLRFEDFGGGSPRYRVGDPVPVLYRGDEASLFAIVDRDRSSNLLLPLLPLCGALWFGWPFVRRIRLRLPAMASGGTASLAVPSAMRSRRRMMNV
- a CDS encoding sulfatase-like hydrolase/transferase; translation: MSLTPNHEPITTLTAGSATRSAAVRFSAVAAPHVAALALMLHTETDFGSRLGFLLAWGILNGFWLVLLRRPAVSGALALTMVVVLVLLSQLKHAVVQMTANFVDVMLIDHDSAAFLFTIFPNLKLSVLVAAAVVLPLMGLLWWADPFRVARLPALAGKLACLAALTLYSLNWRDEAWRGYYDDGYLSKFARSGVTAVSDFLANGFMESDATADRKLAAFVPDSCHPAGRRPNIVLIHDESSFDIRSADGIKVPDGYGSHFKSFDGKARQFMAESNGGPSWFTEYNVLAGLSSRSFGRFAYFVTRIASGRVERGLPLALRNCGYDTVSLYPAHGAFMSARSFQTTVGVDRFLDARDLGAKGVEPDGFFYDAALDLMQQRQRNKPLFMFVYLAANHFPWETTFRPDLTPSWRAPGNGPAIDEYLRRQAMSASDYQRFLANLKKRFGDQPFLIVRYGDHQPEFSPHILDPKLDEAGIGEKLESYDPRYYATYYAVDAVNFEPRQSSVVMDRIDAAYLPLVTLEAAGIPLDPSFAEQKDIMLRCKGVFYACGDGAEARRFNRMLIDAELIRGL